One Mycobacteroides abscessus ATCC 19977 genomic window carries:
- a CDS encoding ParB/RepB/Spo0J family partition protein, producing the protein MSQSASSRRKGGLGRGLASLIPTAPVDGSSAPAGPSLGAAAADVVIGGGPAPAAPAATPAADIGAVYREIPVTAIKPNPKQPRQVFDEEALAELVHSIREFGVMQPIVVRVVDDGDYQLVMGERRWRATQEAGLDTIPAIVRETADDNLLRDALLENIHRAQLNPLEEAAAYQQLLDEFEVTHEELAARIGRSRPVISNMIRLLRLPIAVQRRVAAGVLSAGHARALLALEGGAGAQEELAARIVAEGMSVRAAEEAVTLANRSDAPKPAPRRKPMQMPGLQDVAERLSGTFDTRVTVSLGKRKGKIVVEFGSVDDLQRIVDLMSGEGTS; encoded by the coding sequence ATGAGTCAGTCGGCATCATCACGGCGTAAGGGCGGACTCGGTCGCGGCCTGGCGTCGCTCATTCCCACCGCCCCGGTGGACGGCTCGTCGGCACCGGCGGGCCCAAGTCTGGGTGCCGCCGCCGCCGACGTAGTCATCGGAGGTGGCCCGGCGCCGGCAGCGCCGGCGGCCACACCAGCGGCCGATATCGGTGCGGTCTACCGCGAGATTCCAGTAACCGCCATCAAGCCGAATCCCAAGCAGCCCCGCCAGGTGTTCGATGAGGAGGCGCTGGCGGAGCTGGTTCATTCGATCCGTGAGTTCGGCGTGATGCAGCCGATCGTGGTGCGCGTGGTCGACGACGGTGACTACCAATTGGTGATGGGGGAGCGGCGTTGGCGCGCCACACAAGAGGCGGGTCTGGACACCATCCCGGCAATTGTGCGGGAGACCGCGGATGACAACCTCCTCCGTGACGCGCTGCTGGAGAACATTCACCGCGCACAGCTGAACCCACTGGAGGAGGCGGCGGCCTACCAACAGCTTCTCGACGAGTTCGAAGTCACCCATGAGGAGCTGGCCGCGCGAATCGGTCGGTCGCGTCCGGTCATCTCGAACATGATCCGCCTGCTGCGCCTCCCCATTGCCGTGCAGCGTCGGGTGGCAGCGGGCGTCTTGTCGGCCGGCCATGCACGCGCCTTGCTTGCCCTCGAAGGGGGAGCAGGAGCGCAGGAAGAACTGGCCGCGCGCATCGTGGCGGAGGGGATGTCGGTACGGGCCGCCGAGGAGGCCGTGACGCTCGCCAACCGTAGCGATGCCCCGAAGCCCGCGCCGCGTCGCAAGCCGATGCAGATGCCTGGTCTGCAGGATGTCGCCGAGAGGCTCTCGGGCACCTTCGATACCCGCGTGACGGTCAGTCTCGGGAAGCGCAAGGGCAAGATCGTTGTCGAGTTCGGTTCTGTCGATGATTTGCAACGAATTGTCGATTTGATGTCCGGCGAGGGCACGTCCTAA
- a CDS encoding ParA family protein — protein sequence MESETPIGAAAQRATQLKQGSVRLPKPAHRRMLTIANQKGGVGKTTTAVNLAAAMALQGLNVLVIDLDPQGNASTALGADHRAGTPSSYEVLLGEIPIQDAIQSSPQSEHLFCVPATIDLAGAEIELVSMVAREGRLRSAIAGLPADAFDFVFIDCPPSLGLLTVNALVAANEVLIPIQCEYYALEGVGQLLRNIELVQAHLNPALHVSTILLTMYDGRTKLADQVADEVRGHFGPKVLGSVIPRSVKVSEAPGYGTSVLEYDPGSRGALSYLDAARELAQRPSSSASDPQ from the coding sequence GTGGAATCCGAGACTCCCATCGGCGCCGCGGCGCAGCGAGCGACTCAGTTGAAGCAAGGCTCGGTCCGACTACCGAAGCCCGCACATCGGCGGATGCTGACGATCGCCAATCAGAAGGGCGGCGTCGGCAAGACCACCACTGCGGTGAACCTTGCGGCGGCGATGGCACTGCAGGGGCTCAATGTTCTGGTGATCGATTTGGACCCCCAAGGCAACGCAAGCACCGCACTGGGTGCCGACCACCGCGCGGGCACCCCCTCGTCGTACGAGGTACTCCTTGGCGAGATACCCATTCAGGACGCGATTCAGTCCAGCCCGCAGAGCGAGCACCTCTTCTGCGTTCCGGCGACGATCGACCTTGCCGGTGCCGAGATCGAGCTGGTTTCGATGGTCGCGCGCGAAGGGCGGTTGCGTTCGGCGATCGCCGGTCTCCCGGCCGATGCGTTCGACTTCGTCTTCATTGATTGCCCGCCATCGCTCGGTCTGTTGACGGTCAATGCGCTCGTTGCCGCCAACGAAGTGTTGATCCCCATCCAGTGCGAGTACTACGCATTGGAAGGGGTGGGCCAGCTGCTGCGCAACATCGAACTTGTCCAAGCACATCTCAACCCGGCGCTGCATGTGTCGACGATCTTGCTCACCATGTATGACGGCCGGACCAAGCTGGCCGACCAAGTGGCGGATGAGGTGCGGGGCCACTTCGGCCCGAAGGTACTGGGTTCGGTCATCCCGCGTAGCGTCAAGGTGTCGGAAGCACCGGGGTACGGAACCAGTGTTCTTGAATACGATCCGGGTTCACGTGGCGCGTTGAGCTATCTCGATGCAGCGCGCGAACTCGCCCAGCGGCCGAGCTCGTCGGCGAGTGATCCGCAATGA
- the rsmG gene encoding 16S rRNA (guanine(527)-N(7))-methyltransferase RsmG has translation MFHVKHGETLPVPEAAAEVFGERLARAVEYVAALATIGVERGLIGPRETGRLWGRHILNSAVLGELLEAGERVIDVGSGAGLPGIPLGIARPDVGIVLVEPMLRRTEFLREMIEQLGLTNVSVVRGRAEEPAVIAEVGGADAVTSRAVAALDKIARWSLPLTRIGGRMLAIKGDRAEDEVEQYGSALGQLGADDVRVVQCGTRYLDSPTTVVVARRKECDGNRQRGSSRGGSRKRSR, from the coding sequence ATGTTTCACGTGAAACACGGCGAGACCCTCCCGGTGCCGGAGGCCGCTGCCGAGGTGTTCGGTGAGCGGCTTGCCCGGGCGGTCGAGTATGTAGCGGCGCTCGCCACAATCGGCGTGGAGCGAGGTCTGATCGGACCCCGCGAGACGGGTCGATTGTGGGGGCGCCACATTCTTAACAGCGCTGTCCTCGGGGAGCTACTCGAGGCGGGGGAGCGAGTTATTGACGTCGGGAGCGGCGCCGGGCTACCGGGAATTCCCCTAGGTATCGCGCGGCCAGATGTCGGTATCGTTCTCGTCGAGCCGATGCTTCGGCGCACGGAGTTTCTCCGTGAAATGATCGAGCAGCTGGGGCTGACCAATGTGTCGGTGGTGCGGGGTAGGGCAGAGGAGCCCGCTGTTATCGCCGAGGTTGGCGGGGCGGACGCGGTGACGTCCCGGGCGGTCGCGGCATTGGACAAGATCGCCCGCTGGTCTCTTCCTTTGACGCGGATCGGCGGACGGATGTTGGCGATCAAAGGTGATCGTGCAGAGGATGAAGTAGAGCAGTACGGCAGCGCGCTGGGTCAGCTCGGCGCCGACGATGTGAGGGTGGTGCAGTGTGGCACGCGGTACCTCGATTCGCCCACCACGGTGGTGGTCGCGCGGCGGAAAGAATGCGACGGAAACCGGCAGCGGGGAAGCTCCCGCGGCGGTTCGCGGAAGCGGAGCCGATGA
- a CDS encoding protein jag, translating into MTDLDTQAEETTAEETAAPEAEPRTADLEERLVAEGEIAGDYLEELLDLLDFDGDIDLDVEGDRAIVSIDGGSDLSKLVGRKGEVLDALQELTRLAVQQKSGERSRLMLDIANWRGRRRDELAALGTKIAKQVLESGEREELAPMTPFERKIVHDAVAAVDGVHSESEGVEPSRRVVVLHD; encoded by the coding sequence ATGACCGATCTGGACACTCAAGCCGAAGAGACCACGGCCGAGGAGACCGCCGCCCCGGAGGCCGAGCCGCGCACGGCCGACCTTGAGGAGCGTCTGGTCGCCGAGGGCGAGATCGCCGGCGACTACCTGGAGGAGCTGCTGGACCTCCTGGACTTCGATGGTGACATCGATCTGGATGTCGAGGGTGACCGTGCGATTGTCAGTATCGACGGCGGCAGCGACCTGTCGAAGCTCGTCGGTCGTAAGGGCGAGGTGCTGGACGCCCTGCAGGAGTTGACTCGGCTCGCGGTTCAGCAGAAGTCGGGTGAACGCAGCAGGCTCATGCTCGACATCGCGAACTGGCGAGGCCGCCGCCGCGACGAGCTGGCCGCGCTGGGTACCAAGATCGCCAAGCAGGTGCTGGAGTCGGGCGAGCGTGAGGAGCTTGCTCCGATGACCCCGTTCGAGCGAAAGATCGTGCACGACGCGGTTGCCGCCGTCGACGGTGTGCACAGCGAGAGCGAGGGCGTGGAGCCGTCGCGTCGCGTCGTCGTTCTGCACGACTGA
- the yidC gene encoding membrane protein insertase YidC gives MFDWFNLGFIYYPVSGIMWVWYKLFAYLLGPKNFFAWALSVMFLVFTLRAILYKPFVRQIRTTRQMQELQPQIKALQKKYKNDRQRMALEMQKLQREHGFNPILGCLPMLAQIPVFLGLFHVLRSFNRTTGGFGQVHMTVEANRATGNYFFSANDVANFLDANLFGAPLGATMIQTTGLDAFTEFNRLAVAGVSIPLMIIAGVATYFNSRASIARQSPEAQANPQTQIMNRLALYVFPLGVVVGGPFLPIAIILYWVSNNIWTFGQQHYVFNRIAKEEEEKKQADLERRAANAPKPGAKPTRGKSQPAEQADDSDASPEVVESTGTDEDSGGPASPNSTNGSGTTSRTPKPGARPDRRRKR, from the coding sequence ATGTTTGATTGGTTCAACCTCGGGTTCATCTATTACCCGGTCTCCGGGATCATGTGGGTTTGGTACAAGCTATTCGCCTACCTGCTGGGCCCCAAGAACTTCTTCGCCTGGGCACTGTCGGTGATGTTCCTGGTGTTCACGTTGCGGGCGATCCTGTACAAGCCTTTCGTGCGGCAGATCCGGACCACCCGGCAGATGCAGGAGCTGCAGCCGCAGATCAAGGCGCTACAGAAGAAGTACAAGAATGACCGTCAGCGCATGGCGCTGGAGATGCAGAAGCTGCAACGCGAACACGGATTCAACCCGATTCTCGGGTGTCTGCCGATGCTGGCGCAGATCCCGGTATTCCTGGGGCTGTTCCATGTGCTGAGATCCTTCAACCGAACCACCGGTGGTTTCGGTCAGGTGCATATGACGGTGGAAGCGAACCGCGCGACGGGAAACTATTTCTTCAGCGCCAATGACGTGGCCAACTTCTTGGACGCGAACCTGTTCGGTGCACCATTGGGCGCCACCATGATTCAGACGACGGGTCTGGACGCCTTCACCGAGTTCAATAGACTTGCCGTGGCAGGGGTATCCATCCCGCTGATGATCATCGCGGGTGTCGCGACCTACTTCAATAGCCGGGCATCGATCGCGCGGCAGAGCCCCGAGGCGCAGGCCAATCCGCAGACCCAGATCATGAACCGGCTGGCGCTGTACGTGTTCCCGCTCGGCGTGGTGGTCGGTGGACCGTTCCTGCCGATCGCGATCATCCTGTATTGGGTGTCGAACAACATTTGGACGTTCGGACAGCAGCACTACGTCTTCAACAGAATCGCCAAGGAAGAGGAAGAAAAGAAGCAGGCGGATCTGGAGCGGCGCGCGGCCAACGCTCCCAAGCCGGGTGCCAAGCCGACGCGTGGCAAGAGCCAGCCGGCCGAACAAGCAGACGACTCGGATGCGAGCCCGGAGGTCGTGGAGTCCACCGGCACGGACGAGGACAGCGGGGGACCGGCTTCCCCGAATTCAACAAATGGATCAGGCACGACGAGCCGTACCCCGAAGCCGGGTGCGCGGCCCGATCGTCGCCGCAAGCGCTAG